In Vidua chalybeata isolate OUT-0048 chromosome 5, bVidCha1 merged haplotype, whole genome shotgun sequence, one genomic interval encodes:
- the LOC128787952 gene encoding basic salivary proline-rich protein 4-like, whose amino-acid sequence MLAPPLAQPGPARPAALPRPPAPPAVELPQPMGAALAGAAPAGALRSRETAGGGRSRVGDKAAGTPPPPLPPPPPPLPTHRPGNRRPQAPPPGPGPGTSPHPLFVPKERHTPSCPLARTGWSCKAGDMAQSRLKPAGLRTTPTRRQQAQSLPGQWRCSLAHAFHRSFGTPSFAKGNIGITTGPGCKPYICYQ is encoded by the coding sequence ATGCTCGCCCCGCCGCTCGCCCaacccggcccggcccggcccgccgcccTACCtcgcccgcccgcgccgccggccGTGGAGTTGCCGCAGCCCATGGGCGCTGCCCTGGCCGGCGCTGCGCCCGCCGGTGCGCTGCGGTCACGGGAGACagccggcggcgggcggagcCGGGTGGGAGATAAAGCCGCGGggacccctcctcctcctcttcctcctcctcctcctcctctccccacccaTCGCCCGGGAAACCGCCGGCCCCAagcgccgccgcccggccccggccccggcaccTCACCGCACCCGCTGTTCGTCCCCAAGGAGCGCCACACCCCGAGCTGTCCCCTCGCCCGGACGGGCTGGAGCTGCAAAGCCGGAGATATGGCTCAGTCCAGGCTCAAGCCCGCAGGACTCCGAACGACCCCCACCCGCAGGCAACAAGCCCAGAGCCTCCCCGGGCAGTGGAGATGCTCCTTGGCTCACGCGTTTCACCGGAGCTTTGGGACACCCTCATTTGCCAAGGGGAACATCGGCATAACCACAGGACCGGGCTGCAAACCCTATATCTGCTATCAGTAA